ctccttacattttctattttgtagttcttttttttttttgcggtacgcgggcctctcaccgttgtggcctctcccgttgcggagcacaggctccagacgcgcaggctcagcggccatggctcacgggcccagccgctccgcggcatgtgggatcttcccggaccggggcacgaacccgtgtcccctgcatcggcaggcggactctcaaccactgcgccaccagggaagccctgtagttctTTTCTTTAACAGTATCCCCAAACAGCTCTAGTCTACACCAGCAAACCAGGATTCCTCCCCAGGGCAGTTTAGAGGAAGCTCCTTCTGGGCATGGTCAGGtggtcctccttccctctctccttcccctttgtCCCCTGGCCTCGACTGACTGTGGCTGAGGGAGGTAAGGAGGGTCCTCGAGCTTCCTCCCCTCCACTAGCACCCATAacaggaggtctggggtgggggcgggggggggagggctTGGCTTCCCCACCACCCCACTCCTTCTTCCTGCCTATCGGAGAGCAAAGAGAGTCCCCGAGGCTGGCCCTGGATCGCCCTCCTCCCTTCAGTAGGAGGGGGCAGAGATCCAGAGGACCCCATGGCTCGGTCCCTTGGACAAGTAAGCTCAGGGAGGATGCAAGGGAGGAGGTGGCTGCAGAGGACTGCCACCCTGCTGGGCACAGACCATGCAATCTGGGGCTGGCCCTGGGGCCGGCTGGGCCTTATCCTCCACCTGCTCAAATGTGCTTCCACCAACCAGAGAAAACCCATTTACTAGTTTTTCTAATAAATCAATAATGCTCCGTATTTCCGTTTCTTATTTGACTCACCTATTTCCCTTTGAACTGGACCAAAGGGGGCTGGTGGATTGAGCAAGGCAGAATCTGTGAACACAGGACCGCCGTGGAGACAAGAGGCACAGCCAGACCCTGGCCCGTCCTTGGAGTCTTATGGGAACAACTCTGCTGGCACCTAGGTTCTGTGCTTCACTTGAGACCCTGAGAAAAGCTCGCTTATTCATGCATTCAACCATCTTGAGGGCCTGCTGCAGGCCTTTCCCCATGGAGCTCAGGACAGAGGTCTGAAAATCAGAATCCACACACCTGGGGTTCATCTCCGGAGGCACAGTTTCAATTGGTCTGGGTGGGTGAAACCTAGACATCAGCATTTTTCAAAAAGTTCCCTCCCCTGATGATTCCAGTGGGCAGCCAGTAAGAACCACTGAGCTGGTCCAGGATTCCCAGGTATAACCTAGAGGGCTGTGTAAGGATCACCTGGGGAAGGTGCTGACGACTACTCCACAGGCCTCACCTCCTGAAGAGTGTGAGTCAGAGGGTTTGAGAAGCACCAACtcatccatcttgtttaatttacagaggaggaaagagcaTGAGTTGAGGTGACCCGGCTAGTTAAACGCAGGGCTGGATCTCCTGACTCTCACTCTAGTGTGTGGCTACTCACCACAGTCAGAGACTTGTCTAGTAGAAGCAGCTCTCTCAGCGGCTGTGCAAGTACCCACAGACCATTGTGACCAGCTGGCAGGACATGGGCCAGCCCTGCTCTGCTTCTGCTCAGGAAAGGCCTCCACTTGCCTCTGATATTCCCTTGACCTCATCAGACTCAGCAGACCCATCTTCAGGCTGAGTCCGTCCTCCTAGGTCAGAAGACCTGCAAGACAGCTCTACCACCTGGCCCTGCGGCCCCActcctcccaggccccagccAGAAGAAACAGGGCGAAACAAGGCTGGTcaaccaagggaaaaaaaggcagaaaacccAGTCAGAAGTAGGGGGCATACCTAAGCCTTTTGAATCAAAGACACTTTTGAGAATAAGATGAAGAATGAGGCTCCATTCCAGAAAAAATGCATCTGTACCCCTCACCCAATACTGCCAGCCACTTAAGATATTTCTAGGCTCCAAGTTGAGAATCCTTGCCCCCTAGGATGTCTCCTGGGAACTAGCAAGGGAGAGAAGAATAAAAGGCACCAGATGTGGAAATACCTGCCTGTTAGAAAAAtgttccacccccaccccacccctttcagtCCAACTTTGGCACCTGGGGAAAAGAGCTAAAGGCTGGCACGGTGCCCCCTGACCTTACCCCAGACAGGACGCCAGGCTGTGGGTAGACAGAAGCCCGTGGGAACAGAAGCAGCAGAACAAGTCCCCTCCCACACATCCTGTTGCCCCAGCCTCTCCCGCCAGCACCTGGGGCCTTGTGCTTGGTGAGCACCTGTGGAAGCAACACGCCCACGTCCCGCTTCCCCTGAGACAGGCCTGGGCACGATCGCCTCTCCCCAGCCCGGCCAGACACCAGTAAGGAGACCACTCAACAGGTTGGTTGGTCAGCAGTGGTTATTACACCATTGGCAAATAACAAAATGTGTGTACATTAGTGACAACCACGGGGCCAGCGAGACAACCCACAGAAGTACCTGAACAGAGTCCACGACATTCTTCCCAGGAGGGAAATCAACAAcagaacacacactcacacccacgcGCGCGAGCACACCGACATACCACAGGGTAGAAAGCAATAAATTATGGGCCTCGTTCCTGCCCGGATCCTAAGAAAAGGCACAGTTAAAGAACAAAGCCTCCCCAGGCCACACTCCTGTGTGTCCCCCGGGGGGGCCCTCAGTCTGGCAGCGGCCAGGCAACACTGGAGGCCTGAGCAGGGCTCGCTCTCCCTGGGAAGAGATGAGCTTAACCATCTGGCCTCTTACTAGAGAAGAACTATATACAAGGGAAGCGGCCACACTGGCCTCGGAGGGCAAAGGGGCTCGTGAGTCACTGGCGCGCCCACGGCAGGCGACAGGCCCTTGCCCGATGCCCCAGGGCACTCTCCCAGGGGCAGCCTTTCTGAGGGCCCCGGGTGAGCACGGTGAGCCCAGGCTGTGAGCGAGGATGCCACCGTTCTTCCCCGTCTCTCAACACAGCTGCTCCCTCCCCCAGGACTCAGCGTCAACCTGTGGAGTTCAAGGCCTGGAATTTCTCCCGCAGGCTCCTCACTCTGCCCTGCTGGCTTGGGTCCGCCAGGTCCCTGGGACCCTCTTCTTTAGGCCGATACTCTGCACACTCCTGGAACGCCGGGCCCTGCCCCGCCTGGGCTGCTGGTGAGCTCGGTCCCTGCCCGCTGGCTGCCTCCAGTCCCACGTTGGGGCCGGACAGGGGCCCCTTCTCCATGATGACCATCCGCCGGCTGTCCTCCAGTGTGAGGTCTGCGGTGACGTATAGGGCCTCCCCTCCGTCCGGCGCGCTTGGGGATGACCCCGCCAGAGGCTGAGGCTGGGCGACCCCTGGGCCTGCCGGAGCCCTCCTGGCGTTCAGGCTGCAGCAGCGGCCCACCTTCCCCGACAGGGCCGGCTGCGGCTGCATCATGTTCTCCGGCAGCGAGTGGCTCCGGTTGACGGGCAGGTTGCGCGGCCGGCTGCCCTTGGCCTGGAGCGCCTCGTCCTGGGAGGCATATTTGGAGCAGAGCTCTCGGACGTCGGGCCAGTTGAAAGTCTCGGTGTCCAAGGGGCTGAGGGGGCTTCGGGGGATGTGCCAGGCCCCAGGCGAGGTGGTCCTCGGGCTGGTGGCCGAGGAGCTGAAGGAGAAACGCCGCGGCGATACCTCCCTGGCAGAGCCGGACTTGGGCGGGCTGTGTTCCTGGGCCGTGGGCTGCTCGTGGTTGAAGAGAGACAGCACCGGTTTCCTCTTACCTGTGAGGAGACAGCGAGCCGCCTGAACCCCTGTGCAGGAGGGAGCAAGAGGACATGAGGGCTCTGGACTGACCTCAACTCCCCTTCCAGGCGAGGCTGGTTGCTGGGGGTTTGCGTGTGATGGGAGAGAAACCTCACTGACCATCCACGGCGCCCTCACCAAAGGGAAAtgggaagaatgaagaaaagggggtggggtgggatcagGGGTCAAAGGAACAGACGAGAGCTTCTGCTCTCCTGGAAAACAGAGGCCCATGGCCACAGGCCCTCTGCTCCACAGGAGGAGCTTGGCCTTGAGCGTTAGACCCGCTCCAGGACTCGCCCCAGCCCTCTTTTTGGTAGAGGTCCTTTAGGGGGTCACTTTCCCAGAATCCAGCTGGCTCCTAAAAGGTGCTTCCATCCCAGGCTTGCAGGCAGGGCCCTCCGCCCCACCCCCTTCATACCTCTGCCAGCAGATGGTGCTCCAGCCTCCGGCTGCAGGTGGGGGGTGGTGGCAGCCACCTTTTCCCATGGCTGCGGTGGCCTGGCCGTCACCGACTTGCTCTTGATCCGGAGGCTGTACTGGCGAGCCAGCTGGTAGACCTTGCTCTTGACTCGCTCGCTCACGTGGCTGTCCATCACGTGGGAGAGCTGCAGGATGCGGGGGTGTAGCGGGGTCACCAGCTCCCCCTGGGTGCCGCTGCTCAGCTCCTTCACCAGCTCCTTCAGCTCCCGGGCCAGGTGGGCCGGGCTGGGGGGCTCAGTGGGGGAGGCACGGTCCGGCGAGGCAGCAGCCGACTCCTCAGTGATGGCCCCCAGCTCACGCTCCTCCAGGATGAAGAGGGGCTCATGCAGGTCAAAGCTATTGGCCTGGCCTTGGCCTGGTCCCTTCCCAGGGCTGCCCTCAGGAGACTCCATTTCCTCCCAGATCTTCACAATTTCCGAAGACGGGCGGAACTCAGCATCTGTGATGGGAGCTGGGTCCCCAGCCCGAGCCTGGCCTGGTCCTGGGTAGTCAAAGAGGGCCCACGAGGCTGCCCGCGAACCCACCTGTCTCTTATGCCCCGGCGGAGCCACTGGCTCCGGGTCTGGCCTGGGAAGGCTGTTGATTCTGGAGACTGAGTTTCTCACCAATCCTTTGGGGATGAAGGAGAGGCTCTCCCGGCGCCGGACACTGAAGCCTGCGTCGTGGTGCTCTGCACTTTCATAGTAGCTCTTGATTTTGTCCAACAACAGCCGGTCTCGGGAAGAAAGCTTCGATTCCTTCGTGCAGGAAGGCCTGTCTGGCTCCGCTGGGCAGCCTGGGCTCTGGGTCTCTGTCCCGTTGACAGAAGGGTCACTCTCTGCGGCCACCCCCATACTGATGTCCGCTTCTGGAGGGAGCTGAGAGCCCAGGGGGTCTGTGGTGCTCCCTCGCCGGGCCAGGCCCTTCTCACTGTCCTCTAGGCTGACCACACTGCTGCTCCGGCTGGTCAGCCTCGGGGTCCCGAAGCCGCTGGCCTTGCCGTCCTCCAGCGCCAGGCTGCTCCGCCGAGAGAAGCTGCTGACGAACCGCTCGGCGATGACACTGGCCTGGTCCAGcacagagggaggcaggaggctcTCGGGCTCGTGGGcggcccccacctcctcctcctcgtcctcacTGCTCAGGACCTTCGGGTCCTCGGTGCTGTCGGCCACCATGAAGTCCACCACATCACCCGGGGGGTCCAGTCCCAGCAGCAGCTGGTGGGTGTCAAGCTGCATTTCTAGGACTTCTGGAGCCTCTGTGTCTGAGGGCATCTCCTCGGTCCTGGGACCTTCCATGGCAGCAGACTCCTCCTGCTCTGTCCCAGACTCAGGGTCTGGCTCAACCTGGGAGAGCACAAAGAGCTCATATGAGCCAAAAACCTCCCTCATGTGACCCGGGGGGATGTGGGGACAGCACAGCCTGCTCAAAGCCTAGTGAGAGGGGCTGCGGTTTAGGACTGCAGGCCATCAGAATGAGCATGACTCAGGAGTGGGCAGCAGGTCCTTAGGGAGAGGATGTCCCTTAGTCACCCTGCAGCTGGGGTGCTGGGCCCACATTCTCAAACCCGAGAAAAATTCTAGGAACGCAGATGGGGTGACGCGGTGGCACCTCTCAGTGGCGGCCTGCCTGGAAAGCACACGGACACGGTGGGAACGTGCAGCGTGGGGCCAGAGCCACGGCACCAGGACTCCCCTGCCTGAGGGGAGGCGGCTCCCTGAAGCCCCAGTAGCTCCCCACATGGGGGTTGTTCCGGGTTGAAACCCAGGCCTAAACAACTTCCCTGAGGGGCCAGGGTCTCCCGTGTGGATCAGGATCCAGAGGGCAGTAGGACCACGTGCTGGAATCCTGTCAGAGGGTAAAGACGGGGATGTGGCTCCTGCCAGCCAGCCTCCGCCCCCGTGCAGGACTCTGCATGTGCGCAGCGGATGGCAAGGAAGGAAGCAAAGTTGGCAGCTCTCTCTTGATCACCTTGAAGGTCATCTGAATCATAAAACCAGCCAGTACAGGCAGCTTTCCAGAGGAATCTTTAAGGAGAACACAGGATAACACGCTATAGCCCGAGGAATCAGACCCGATTCCAATCGTTCTAGTCTAGAACCTGCACAGTGGGACCCAGGAGCCAGGCCTGTAATGTCCAACACAATGGCTGCCAGCCACACGTGACTCCTGAGCAACTGAAATGTAGCCGGTCCACGCTGCAAAAACCTCATACCAAAAAAGCGCAGCATACCTCATTAACAGCTTTTTAACACACTACATGTTGACATGATAGTAGTTTGGAAAAACTGGGTTAAATAATTCTTTAATGTGActattagaatatttaaaattacccatgaggggacttccctggtggcgcagtggttaggaatctgcctgccaatgcagggaacatgggttccagccctggtccaggaagatcccacatgctgcggggcaactaagcccgtgggccacaactactgagcctgcgctctagagcccgggagccacaactactgaagcccgcgtacctagagcccgtgctctgcaacaagagaagccaccgctatgagaggcccacgcaccgcaacgaagagtagcccctgctcgccacaactagagaaagcccgcacgcagcaacgaagacccaacgcagccaaaataaataaataaatttttaaaataaataaataatttataaataaataaaattacacgaGGCTCACATTCTATTGTCACCGGACAGCACCATTCTGAACTCTTTTCCAATGTCACCCAGGCTTCTCAATGTCCTGGCTGTGAGGCCCACCCCGGCGTCTAAGCCTCATGAACTTTTCCTTGGAACTCTGCGAGAGCACAGGACTCCATTCCACATAACCCCCAGATAGCGTGGGGTGGCGGGAAAAAAGAGTGCAGGCTTCTGGGTCACAGACCCAAGTCTAATCTGAGCTCTGTCCCTTAGAAGCTGCGCAATGCCAGGCACGTCAGCCTAACCTGAGTCTTGTTCTCCCCGGTAGAGCTGGCTcaggaaacagaaggaagaaacaaaacatcAGGCACGTAGGAGGTGCCCAGTAGATATCGACACCTTACTCCTTTGCCAGGTGGGACAGGCATGATTTAAGTGTCTGGCACACTAGCAGGGCAGAGCTTTATGCTCTATGCAAGGAGGCCTGGCCAAGGGGACCTATAATCTGGTCACTTCCAATAACTGTGCCCCTTGGCCAGAGACTGCATCTGCCCAAAGGAAGAGGCACCTTTTCTAATTCAGAGTAAGAGGCTGTCGGTCACCAAGCCGCATGCCCACAGGCCAGACAGGCTTCCTGAGGGCCCGAGAGTCCTAGGGAGTGGGATTCCCTGTCCCCGTGGGCCCAACGGGACAGCCCATGCCTGAAAGCCCCATCTGCAGAGCTGGAGATCTGGGCTCAGGCGCCTCTGCACTATCCCCCTCCCGCCTGCTGGCCCCTCACCTCCGGCAGGGAAGACACAGACTCAAAGCTCAGGCACTTCTCAGCGGTGGTTGGAGATCGGCTGCTGGGCCTTCGGCAGCTCTTGGGGTCTTCGGGCTCCCTGTGCCCCTTCCCCTGCAGCAAGCAGAGGGTAGTCGTCAGCTCCCAGGACAACGGGGAGCTGGTCCCTCCTGCATCCCAACCCTGGCAGCATCTCCTGAGCCCCAAAGGGGCTGGGCTGTGTTGGACCTGAGCCATTCCAGAGTCAGCCTGAACTGCCAGGTCTGGGGACTCAGAAATccctgccaggggcttccctggtggcgcagtggttgggagtctgcctgccgatgcaggggacacgggttcatgccccggtccgggaagatcccacatgccgcggagcagctgggcccgtgagccatggccgcggagcctgcgcgtccggagcctgtgctccgcaacgggagaggccacagcagtgagaggcctgcgtaccgccaaaaaaaaaaaagaaaagaaatccctgCCAGGCATGCGGCTCCCTGTGTGCtggcctctccccctccccccaccgcgCCCCATTAGTCATGCCCATTGAGTAGCATGCTGGTTAGCACCCAGTGCTGGAACAACGAATGCCAGGGGCTCACCAGGGCGTGACAGTGAGCAAGGTGTTAAGAAGTGCTgatggcaggaaggaaggaacaaggaCGGAGGGATgagaagggcaggggaggggactcTTGGATGGGCATGCGCGTGCCAGGGGGCAtgcaaggaggagggggagatcgAAGAGACACCTCACCATAGCGCCCCGGGAGAAAAGTAAAGCGTTGGCCCGATAGTGCCAGCAGTGGAGGGCGGCCAGCAGGGAGCTGGCAAAGTCGGCTACCTGCTCCGCCACTGCCaggctctcctcctcctcctcctcctcctcgcctGGGGGCTCTGGCCCAGCCCCCTGCTCGCGGCCTTCATGCCCTGCCAGGTCCTCCAGGGACACCTGAAAGGcctgttcttcctcctcctcctcctcccgggCAGCCCCTTCAGCCTCCGACTGCAGGCCCCGAGCACAGGGGGGCTGTTCAAAGTCCAGGAGCATGCCAACACTGCCCGCATGCTGTTCAGAGCACAAGGCCCCCTCGTGACAGGCCTCGGGGCAGCCCCCCTCCTCCTgcagcagctggggctggggaggcttCACAGAGAAAGCCACATCTAGACCCCCCCACCCCGGTCTCCACTAGGCTCCCACGTGAAGCAGGGGGTTCTCGAGGTGGGAAGCTGGGACTGGGGTCTGCTCAGGAACTCAGGATCCAGAGAGGCCTGCCTGCCCCAGGGAGAGGGCAAAATGAGAGGATCCCGGCCGGGCCGGCCACCACCAGGGTGCCACTCCAGGAAAAGGGTACAGAAGGGTCCCCTGGGCAAGGGCCACGGCTTATTCATCTCCGTGACCCTCATGACAGAGCCTGGCGCACAGTAGGTGCTCGACAGGTGTTTGTTGAGTGAAGGAAGATGATGGGGGCTGACCTGGGCTGTCCCCCAAGGCTGTCCCGTGTGCCCCTGGTCTTACCTTCATTCCTGCTGCTCTGGCTGCTCCGCCACCACCAGGTCCCGGCACAgcggcgagggggagggggagcggaGATCAGTAACCCGGAGAAAGAGCCCCCtcacagaggcctgaggcccAGAGCCCCCGAGCGAGAGCGCGTCAGGGGCTCTGCTCCCAGAACCTTCACCAGGTCTCCCGGGCTTTCAAAGGAATGACTGACAGACCGGGAGCCGGGGGTGCAGAATGGCACGGTCACTCGCTCCTGCTGTCACCCAAGGGCAGAGAGACAGGGTGCAAGGTGTGCAGGGGGAGCCCGGACAGCAAGGGGTGAGGCCCACTTCCAGGGCAGAACGAGGCAGAATCCCCTCTGAACTGTCCGCGACGCCCACAGCCTGCTGGTCGCCAGCTTCACCCTCTCACCCCTGCCCTAGAGCGCACCTTAAAGGGGGTGGTGCCTGTCCACCCCTCACTCACTCACCTTTCTCGCTGTGTTGCCTGAGCAGATGTCTGGATGGCTCTGGTGAGGAAAGCGAACGGGCAGTCAGAGCAGGCCTGAAGCAGCCCGGCCTGGCCCTGGTCCCACGCTCACAGCGCCACACACCCATCATCAGCTCAAAGTCCACTCCAGCGGGGCCCCCCACAGCCCGAGGGCCTGAAGGAGGCTGCCCTCGCGACCAGCCCACAGGGAGACAGGGCCCGGGCCACTGCCCCCACCCGCCTGGGGACTCTGCTGTGACCCACAGCCAAGAAGCAGCCCCGCCCCCATCCTTGCGTTAGCACACAGCCCGGGGCCCTCAGCTGCGGGGCCACAGCCCCCTGCTGCCCCCTTCAGAATGACGAGCCTCTCTTGAGGGCCCTGGCTCCACCGCGAGCCCCACCTTCCTTCCCTGCACGGAGCACATCCGCGCCTTAGCTACACCCAACGCCAAGCCCCTTCACAGCACCCCAGCCGGAAAGCAGAGGTCGCACCCGACTTTCTATGGCCCTTAAGGCCTGGCACCGTGAAGCCTCGCTGCCTGCTGGGGAGTGTTGCCCGGTTGTACAGGAGCTGACCAGGCTCTGAGGACAGAATACAAAACACATCCATTAGGCTGATGGTGTCAGCACCTCGCAACCCGCCTTTTCTGGGGACAGACCTGAGATAGGGAGGCATGTCTCAAGGAACCTGTCTACAGAACCTTGCCCTTAGCCCATATTGCCCTTGACGAACTGGCATTCAGTGGGAGGCCCACTATAAACTTGGAGCCACAAGGAAGGTCTACTGAGGTCTCTCAGCTGTTCCTGGATAGGAGAGCAAACTGAAGAACCTTTTTTCTAAATGTGCACGGGCACACACATACCTACACTCTGTCTGCATCAACGTAAGTAGATGTCCAATTGTTTTTAGAGTGAGAAATACAAGAtgctcttctctttcattttaaaacttgtaaTCAAGGATATTTAATAAGCGtactgccctggtggcacagtggttaagaatccgcctgccaatgtaggggacacgggttcgagccctggtccgggaagatctcacatgccacggagcaactaagcccgtgcgccacagctactgagcccacgtgcctagagcccgtgctctgcaacgagaagccatgaaaagcccgcgcaccacaacgaagagtagcccccgctcgccacaactagagaaagcccgcgtgcagcaacaaagacccaacacagccaataaataaataaataaataaataaataaataaaagaatatttaataagtgACAAATGATGACAACACCACCTTACTTATCCATATAGTGTACCTATCTGTCCATCCCAGCTCTCTGGAAGTAGGAAGCAGAAAAGGCCCAGAGGCAGTCAGAGTAGATGGCTGAGAGCAAGCCCTAAAGCACTTCCACTGGCCTGTATCCCCCCTCATCCACTCACTGGCCTGCTTTTACACACGCTTCTCGCACATTAAATCGATTAATTTCTaacagaagagggaagaaggaagggctaCTAAAGAAACGCATGCCAAGACTGATAAGGAGAACTCTTCAGTGTAAAGATGGACACAACACCTCAATGCCAGCTGTCTCTATGGCAACCCACAGCCCCGCCTCCCCCCAAGGCCCCAGAGAATGGAGCTGTTCACACGCCACAGAGATGCTGCTACACCGACTCCAGAAAGGGAAAAGTTTGACCGTGTGGGCCTCCTCTATTTTATAAGGCTCAAGCGTATGAAGCATGTTTTAGAAAGATGTCTGTTTCATAACGATTAAAactaaaacatgaaaacaaacaaaacccaactctTAGCGTTTACAGGCTAAAATCTCAGCCTTGTGGAAACCTGAGCTCTGAAGCGGATCATTTCCTGAGTGCCCTGCTTGCTGCAGTTTGGAAGCTGATGTTATGACAGGTAATGTTACtattaccaccatcaccacagtccCTTACTGACTACCTCCACGTATCAGAAGCTtccagttcaaagctatggcgaGTTAAGGGGGAATGTTGGACAGAAGAATtataggagaagaaaggaaaggggggaattccctggcagtccaggggttaggactccgtgctttcactgccaagggcctgggtttgatccctggttgggggactaagatcccgcaagcccatTTGGGGCTTTTAACACACAGCACCGTAGCACTTCTGCAACCATGGCAAGTTTGCCTAGGGTTCGAGATCCATCAGCAACaataccaaacaaaacaaaaacacaaaagctTTCCAAAGACCGCTCAGCTCCACCCTCCAGAAGACCAAAGCCCGTACAGCAATCCACACAGCTGCTCAGaggacccgtgagccatgccaATCAAACCCAACTCACCGTGGGGATCCCAGTCAGGACACATCTCCCATCACTCCTGAATCTTCCTCTCTAGGGGTCTCTGAGATGGTCCTCACCCCAACTCCCACCTCATGTGTAAGTTTGACAAGTGCCTGGCCGAAGCCAAATCCATCCCTGGGCCTCGACTGAAGGCGAGGGTAAAAACCGAggcagaaaacacacacatgcaccacTACAAGAGCCGAGAATAAAAGCAAGGTTTTCTCGTTTCAACAGACGAGTCACTCCGATACCTCCAAGTACCC
Above is a genomic segment from Pseudorca crassidens isolate mPseCra1 chromosome 1, mPseCra1.hap1, whole genome shotgun sequence containing:
- the PLEKHG3 gene encoding pleckstrin homology domain-containing family G member 3 isoform X1, with the protein product MTSAASAPGPSLSEPKCFLGRLQSAGLHSLLPLSCLLSPVAPEGGPEGSVAEPWGLPRTREAEVLRKVPEPPWSAPPGSNARMPVSASLHQDGSQERPVSLTSTTSSSGSSRDSRGAMEEPSGSETSAKNGAGSPRGRRLPSNNSSSWLSMRGPLSPFNSRASVAPAHKLSYVGRVVREIVETERTYVQDLRSIVEDYLLKIIDTPGLLNPEQVSALFGNIESIYALNSQLLRDLDSCNSDPVAVASCFVERSQEFDIYTQYCNNYPNSVAALTECMQDKQQAKFFRDRQELLQHSLPLGSYLLKPVQRILKYHLLLQEIAKHFDEEEDGFEVVEDAIDTMTCVAWYINDMKRRHEHAVRLQEIQSLLINWKGPDLTTYGELVLEGTFRVHRVRNEKTFFLFDKALLITKKRGDHFVYKGHIPCSSLMLIESTRESPCFTVTHYKHSKQQYNIQAKTVEEKRSWTHHIKRLILENHHTTIPQKAKEAILEMDSYYPNRYRHSPERLKKASQDEASTHVHQGRRQSEPGQLLYNRATLPSRQRGFTVPGLKGHRKSEPSRHLLRQHSEKARAAGMKHAGSVGMLLDFEQPPCARGLQSEAEGAAREEEEEEEQAFQVSLEDLAGHEGREQGAGPEPPGEEEEEEEESLAVAEQVADFASSLLAALHCWHYRANALLFSRGAMGKGHREPEDPKSCRRPSSRSPTTAEKCLSFESVSSLPEVEPDPESGTEQEESAAMEGPRTEEMPSDTEAPEVLEMQLDTHQLLLGLDPPGDVVDFMVADSTEDPKVLSSEDEEEEVGAAHEPESLLPPSVLDQASVIAERFVSSFSRRSSLALEDGKASGFGTPRLTSRSSSVVSLEDSEKGLARRGSTTDPLGSQLPPEADISMGVAAESDPSVNGTETQSPGCPAEPDRPSCTKESKLSSRDRLLLDKIKSYYESAEHHDAGFSVRRRESLSFIPKGLVRNSVSRINSLPRPDPEPVAPPGHKRQVGSRAASWALFDYPGPGQARAGDPAPITDAEFRPSSEIVKIWEEMESPEGSPGKGPGQGQANSFDLHEPLFILEERELGAITEESAAASPDRASPTEPPSPAHLARELKELVKELSSGTQGELVTPLHPRILQLSHVMDSHVSERVKSKVYQLARQYSLRIKSKSVTARPPQPWEKVAATTPHLQPEAGAPSAGRGVQAARCLLTGKRKPVLSLFNHEQPTAQEHSPPKSGSAREVSPRRFSFSSSATSPRTTSPGAWHIPRSPLSPLDTETFNWPDVRELCSKYASQDEALQAKGSRPRNLPVNRSHSLPENMMQPQPALSGKVGRCCSLNARRAPAGPGVAQPQPLAGSSPSAPDGGEALYVTADLTLEDSRRMVIMEKGPLSGPNVGLEAASGQGPSSPAAQAGQGPAFQECAEYRPKEEGPRDLADPSQQGRVRSLREKFQALNSTG
- the PLEKHG3 gene encoding pleckstrin homology domain-containing family G member 3 isoform X6 — translated: MPVSASLHQDGSQERPVSLTSTTSSSGSSRDSRGAMEEPSGSETSAKNGAGSPRGRRLPSNNSSSWLSMRGPLSPFNSRASVAPAHKLSYVGRVVREIVETERTYVQDLRSIVEDYLLKIIDTPGLLNPEQVSALFGNIESIYALNSQLLRDLDSCNSDPVAVASCFVERSQEFDIYTQYCNNYPNSVAALTECMQDKQQAKFFRDRQELLQHSLPLGSYLLKPVQRILKYHLLLQEIAKHFDEEEDGFEVVEDAIDTMTCVAWYINDMKRRHEHAVRLQEIQSLLINWKGPDLTTYGELVLEGTFRVHRVRNEKTFFLFDKALLITKKRGDHFVYKGHIPCSSLMLIESTRESPCFTVTHYKHSKQQYNIQAKTVEEKRSWTHHIKRLILENHHTTIPQKAKEAILEMDSYYPNRYRHSPERLKKASQDEASTHVHQGRRQSEPGQLLYNRATLPSRQRGFTVPGLKGHRKSEPSRHLLRQHSEKARAAGMKHAGSVGMLLDFEQPPCARGLQSEAEGAAREEEEEEEQAFQVSLEDLAGHEGREQGAGPEPPGEEEEEEEESLAVAEQVADFASSLLAALHCWHYRANALLFSRGAMGKGHREPEDPKSCRRPSSRSPTTAEKCLSFESVSSLPEVEPDPESGTEQEESAAMEGPRTEEMPSDTEAPEVLEMQLDTHQLLLGLDPPGDVVDFMVADSTEDPKVLSSEDEEEEVGAAHEPESLLPPSVLDQASVIAERFVSSFSRRSSLALEDGKASGFGTPRLTSRSSSVVSLEDSEKGLARRGSTTDPLGSQLPPEADISMGVAAESDPSVNGTETQSPGCPAEPDRPSCTKESKLSSRDRLLLDKIKSYYESAEHHDAGFSVRRRESLSFIPKGLVRNSVSRINSLPRPDPEPVAPPGHKRQVGSRAASWALFDYPGPGQARAGDPAPITDAEFRPSSEIVKIWEEMESPEGSPGKGPGQGQANSFDLHEPLFILEERELGAITEESAAASPDRASPTEPPSPAHLARELKELVKELSSGTQGELVTPLHPRILQLSHVMDSHVSERVKSKVYQLARQYSLRIKSKSVTARPPQPWEKVAATTPHLQPEAGAPSAGRGVQAARCLLTGKRKPVLSLFNHEQPTAQEHSPPKSGSAREVSPRRFSFSSSATSPRTTSPGAWHIPRSPLSPLDTETFNWPDVRELCSKYASQDEALQAKGSRPRNLPVNRSHSLPENMMQPQPALSGKVGRCCSLNARRAPAGPGVAQPQPLAGSSPSAPDGGEALYVTADLTLEDSRRMVIMEKGPLSGPNVGLEAASGQGPSSPAAQAGQGPAFQECAEYRPKEEGPRDLADPSQQGRVRSLREKFQALNSTG